In Silene latifolia isolate original U9 population chromosome X, ASM4854445v1, whole genome shotgun sequence, the following proteins share a genomic window:
- the LOC141617055 gene encoding uncharacterized protein LOC141617055 produces MVYAFNGNHEREPLWDNLIKTANLVAGPWAIAGDFNCVMNASERVGRNTPASEMKPFRRCVADCGVVDIAAVGALYTWNNKQKSEEGIYSRIDRFLVNQDWCDTFTDIYAHFLPEGLLDHTPCLLKSTNQS; encoded by the coding sequence ATGGTGTATGCTTTCAATGGAAATCATGAGAGAGAACCTCTGTGGGACAACTTGATAAAGACTGCGAATTTGGTAGCTGGTCCATGGGCAATTGCAGGAGACTTTAACTGTGTGATGAATGCCTCAGAGAGAGTGGGAAGAAATACACCAGCTAGTGAAATGAAACCATTTAGAAGATGTGTTGCTGACTGTGGGGTGGTGGATATTGCTGCAGTAGGGGCCTTGTATACCTGGAACAATAAGCAGAAATCTGAGGAAGGAATATATAGCAGGATTGATAGATTCTTAGTCAATCAAGATTGGTGTGACACATTTACTGATATTTATGCACATTTCCTGCCTGAGGGATTATTGGATCATACACCATGCCTTTTAAAGAGCACAAATCAGAGTTAG